ATATTGCCTACACTCTGGAGTTTGGTGATACTAGGGAGTTCTGGGTGTTGATCTCTTGCCGATattctcctccatcttgtGTCTGTACTGTCCTTGGCTACTCCTTTTTTCCCTATTGTGCGATGTTGCCGCTTCCGAGAGCGTTTCCGCCGTCTCATATTTCTGTCATTTGCTTGCTCACGTCTCTTGAGCTTGTTCGTGATTCCCCGCTTTGGCTGGTCTATGATGCATGTCTTCTTTGATTCAGCTTTTCCATCCCTCTGGATCTTTCTGTTCATTTTGTGTTGTATGATTTCTACGCGGCGTGCCCACTCATCCCATGTACAATAGGAGTAATGAATTGATTCCTTTTGGATCACTGTCAGCTTTGCCCCTTCCATCTGATGACTGCCAGTCGCGGGAGCGGACTGAAGGAGGGCTTTTGTTTCACATAAATTTACTTGGATCTTATTAAACTCGGAGAAGGTGACGAGGTAAGCAATGCTTTTGGTAAAGTTCACACAACCGGACGATCGTAAATGAAGACATAAAATCCCGACTCCCAGCCCCAACGCCTGAGAATGATGACACTAAACATTGAAAgctgtactgtacatgcCTCAAAATGAGCAGAAGAGAGCCCAGCCACTTCAAGGCTTTCTCGAACGGCGCTCGTTGGCCCGTTCCTTACGCTCATTTCTCTTGATACGGTCCTTCCGTTCGGCACGGTTCATACCGCGAATCGAGCCACccttggcagcagcagcctcctctttcttccagTCCTCCTCCTTGACCTCAACAGCCCATTGAGTGTCTTCAGGCTTGTTCTTGCCCTTGTAACCCCATCGGGGCACCCACTCGCCCGACGCCTCATCATACACTAACTTCTTGCGGCGTTCCTTGTCCGCAAGTGCAGCACCAGGGTTCTGGTTGTACTTGCCAATACCCTTCTTGCGAGCGAAGAGCTCCCACTTGGTGGGAGGCTTGGGGGTAGGCAGAGGCTTGTGGCGAGGAACAGCGGTGGCAGCAGGTGGAAGGTTGAGAAGCACACCATTTTGAGCAGACGAGGTGATGTTGCATGTTGTCAGGAGCTGGTTCAGCAGAACCTGTGCGCCGTCGCGGGCGATCGCTCGGAGCGAATCGTTGAGGGGCTCTCCCTGAGGAAGCTCTAGGAGGTTCGGGTCGTTGACCATCAGGTTGCCCAAGTCAAATGTATAAGGAGTGGGCTTGGAGACTGTGATGGGGCTGTGGTATTTGGAGAGAAGTCCAAGTCAGTTGTTTAGTTGTAAAATTGGGTTGCACGGGTTGTAAATATCAGGATCCATAGATACGTACAGTCTCTCGGACTTAGCAGAAGCCGCAGTGGCAGAGTTACCCATTTCAACGTCTGGCATCGTGATTTACACGGGCAGGAGAATTCACCAAGCAAATAAAATTCAGCGGAACTCGTTCAAAGTGCAGGAATGCGACGAAGACCAAGCTGCTTGGCGgacggaaaaaaaaaagtaattATCGCGGCCTCTCTACTTTTCTGCCGCCCCTGACTAAGGATTGTCTACACCGCTATCCTGAATGGGCAGACGGAACTTGATCAAATTATTATGGACTAGTCTTAACAAAGAGCTGCGTTTAgccatccatctccaccacAGATCCCCGTCTCGCCTCGAATTGATCACACTGGCCCTTGTGCCGGTGCTCGAGTAGTTCAATGGCTTCCTCGTGGTGCTGGAACTGCCTTTCACGGCTTCGTGTTTCGCCAACACCGCGAGCGATCCTCCCTCCGCAGCTCATTACGCCCCGAGTCGCAAGCGCCTCCTTTCACTCATCCGCGGTGCAATATGCCAATCcgaccaagaaaaagggtgCCCTTGTAACGGCAAAGTACCGTCAAGGTCAGACCCTGCGtcgaaagaagaagaagaccaccGAGCGGGCTCGTCCTCCGGCTGTCGGAGAACGCAAGGCCTTGCGGAAGCGTATCGTCTTGAGCAACCCCAATGCCCTTGAGGTCGAAGGCATGCAGGACTTGTCTTCAGAAACAATGGTAGATGCTCGCCTGCGTGGCTCTGTGTTGGGCCTTCCTCTGCCAATGTTGGATCAGCTTAGAGCCGTGCAAGCTTTCAAGCCCAAGCAGGGGTGGTCGATTTTCCGCCGACCAGGAACCGTCCTGCGCCGAGATACTTTGGAGATGGGTCGTCTATTCGAGAAGATTTCAGGTGAAGGGGATGCTCCTGAAAAGGGCAAGGTTGTGAAGAAGATCCTGACTGGACTGAAAGGTTCAGGCAAGACTGTGCATTTGCTGCAAGCCATGGCTATGGGATTTCTCAAGCAGTGGGTGGTTGTCTCAGTTCCCGACGGTAAGTGATGATTGGTGTAATCTCACGGAACTTGCAATGGCTCAAAAAACGTCACTGACTGCTCGTTTCATAGCCCGAGACCTTGTATCCGGCGAGACCAGCTATTCTCCTCTCGAAGGCACTAGCCCCCTTCAGTACGTTCAGCCAAATGCAGTGTCTGCTCTTTTGATGCGCACTGTCGAGGCCAATCGCGCAGTCCTCTCGAGCCTGAAGATCTCGCAAAAACACAAGGACATCCCGGCTTTCAAGCCTTCTTCCACTTTGGAAGACCTCGCCAAGCTTGGTTTCCAGGACGTGGCTGTTGCGTGGCCTGTCTTCCAGGCTTTGTGGACCGAGCTTACTGCTACCGCCGCAGCCCCTGGTATGGAGAAGGATTTCAAGCCTCGTCCTCCGATGCTTGTGACCGTGGATGGTCTTGCCCATTGGATGAAGGAGAGCGCCTATCGATCGTCTGATTACTCTCCTATCCACGCTCATGACCTTGTTCTTGTGAAGcacttcctttctctcctccaaaaTGGCCAGGCTTCTCTGAAAAACGGCGGCATGGTCCTTTACGCCACTTCCACCTCCAACAACCCGGCCGTCTACACCCTTGAGGTCGCCCTGGATCAACTGGCCGCTCGACAGGCTGGTATCAGCCCGTCGTCTCCTGAATACCCGTCTCCGGAGGCTTACAGCGGCGCCGACGAGCGCGTCTTGGAGCTCTTCAAGCCCACCGTCGGCAAGGAGCCCCAATTCGAGCTCCAAACTCTGGGTGGATTGACCCGTGATGAGGCTCGTGGCTATCTGGAGTACTTTGCGCGTAGCGGCTTGCTGCGCGAGGAAGTAAACGAGACCTGGGTTGCTGAGAAGTGGAGTTTGTCCGGTGGTGGTATTATTGGCGAGCTTGAGAAGCTCGGTCGTCACGTTAAGTCGACTGCACAGCCTACCGTGGTCCTGAACTAGATGATGTATCTTGGTTATACCATTATGTTTGTTGGTTTGCATTCCCTACAGGCCAGTTTAAGTTCTGAGCCTTGGGGCTGCTGTATTGTATATGGAACGCATGCGGTCGTATTGCCTTGGTgtctttcttccccttcatattttcactttctttttgtacTTTACAATCCGAGTCTCCCGTCCATTTATTTCCTTTTGATTCTAGAGTGCCCAATATGTTCACACGAGGAATGTGACATGTGTTCAAATCTACCAAACCTCTTTGAAGGTGGTGTAGGCCATATTATATTAATGTTTTAATCGTATCCATTATATGACATGCGATGTCGTGGCGCGGGGGTGCTTGGATCTGCCTTAGAGGTGACGATCGCGATTTTTTCCGAAGGAAAGGGATACTGTGACCAGCTGAAGTTGGAGGGGAAAAGCGGAGTCGATTCAACGGCATTCAACGCAGAAGACAATTTCAATCTGCAGTTCGAAATCCAAGTGTGGTTTTGCCCAGTGCAGATGGGAGGCCAGAGAATGGAAGTCGCCCTTTATGCAAAGCTTCACAAGGGAGACGCGAATCGTTATGAACTGGCCGACAAGACAATATGCTCATACAAATTCGAGTTTCTGAAGCCCCGGGCTAGCTTGGCAATTGCGCGCGAGCTAGCCAACGCTCATGCAATTCTATCAATACGTATCTCATTCACTTCTTCACCTTCCTGGGCGGAACAGCCAGTCCGTTTCAGGCGTGGGAATCAGGTAGTTGGTAATGTTGAATTCGTTCGTGTTTGCAGAACCACTGCCGTCCATCATGGCCCCATTGCCAGTAAGCCCATGAATGGACATGGGATTTGGAACGCTTTCAGACACGCTCAGGTGGTTATGGTTTGCGCCATTTGAGCTCGAATCGGGAGCACGTGCCGGAGGCACTCGggggaaattgaagaaaccAAAAACATCGAGGTACTCTAGCTCATTTGGAGCTAGGTTCCGCGGAGTGATAGCCGCCAAGGATGGACGATGCGCATCATTAGCATCACCGTGGCTCACACTTGATGGAGACTCGCGAGGTTGGCGGGAAATGAGAAAGTCGAGGTCAAACGCACATCGTCGCATGTCGGCCAAAATTTTGACAGTGGACGGCGTCGAGCGCTCCCCGTCTGTGACGCCAGACTGTTGATACTCTCCATACTCATCGAGTACACGCTGGAGGATGTTGCTGTAGCGTTCGGCAACCTTCCAGTACTGACCCATGCGAGAGAGTGTATCTACAAAGAACAGAATGTCTTGGCTGACGGTGTGTGCGATCGTAGAGCCGTGAACCAGAAGAAGGCGAGCTGAGACCCAGAGAGAGAAGGCGTACGGAGGGCCAAGTTTGTCAAGCAGATTGTTCTCGACCACGAGCTTTGTGACCGATAAGATGTTGTCCACGGCTAGGAGACATCGTTGACTAGCGCTGTAAGAGGGGGTGAAGATTGGTGAGCGAGTCGTGGGATAGGCGGCAGATGAATGCAAGCGAATCACAGCTCTTCGAGAGAATAATTAGTCGGCATAACTACAAGACCCTTAATCATGAAGGTTTTGGTTTGACTTACGTTTGATAAGTGGCATGAAGTTGCACCCAATCGCTATGAAGGTTTCGATTTTGCTTGCCACCAGCGAAAAGCCTTGATGCATTCTCATAGGCGTATTCAGTGGGCAGATTGAATTCCCAGGATGTGAGCTCGCTATCGAGCTTGCGGTAGGTTGCTTGCCATTCCTCGACGTCGGAGAGAGATCCAATGTCGACAGGTCTTTTCAAAAAGACGTGAATGCGGGAGAGAATACCGAGTATTTCCATGTACAATCCAAAGGAGCCGACATTCTCTGCATGGTTGTGGTAGTCAATGCGATCGCTAGAGCAGCGAAACCTCCGTGTGTCGACAGGTTTATTCTTCAAGAAAAACTCCTCTTTGCAAGGAAGTTTGCGGTCGATATCCTTGTCATCCAACGCGAAGTTAAAGGCAGTAGCGATGGTAGAGTACCGGTCCAACAAGTACACCATCCAAAAGAGACGACGCCGACTTTCGTCCTCAATCCAAGATTCGGGTTCAGGTAAAGTCACCGCTCTGAGTGTGTAAATGGACGGATAGACCGGTGCAATGAGGGCAGATTTAGACTCTGCGGCTAATCCCAGCTGGACCACGGATCTGGTGATGAGAGCAAGCAGTTTCCAACCAGGAGGCCCATTGGATGAGCCAACCAAGTCAATGGCCAAGATGACAAGCGCCTGAAGAGCCTTTACCGACGAATTCTCCAGCCCGTAGAGAAGAACTTTTTGCTTCGAAGAGTCATGGTAGCGCTTCCGTTTCTCATCAGTGAGGCGAGAATCCCCCGAAAACCGCAAAGTCGTAGCCACGATTGCATAAAGCACCATACGATCGGCTTCGTCCAGTGGAGAGGGACCAAAAAAGGTATCCAGAGTAGATCTGCGATGTAGAATGGGACACCAAGTATTGATATGCTCGAAATAGAGATCTACCAGTGCATACAGCAGATCGTATGGTGGTAGATCCAGGTTCGGGTCGGTAAGGCTCTGCTCTTGGTTTCCAAAAAGACTCACAGGGACTTTCAACGACGATTCGTTTCCGGTGTAGTCGTTATTAAGCTGCGCATTGGCCGCAGGAGGCAGTGAGCTCAATGATGGAGCTGACCCTCCGTTGCGAACGCCATTGTAATTCGGAGCTCTTATCGATGAATCTGAAGGTGTTGCAATCATCACATCTGCTCGTCGAGGGGCTGGGTTTCCCGGTGAGGCGTCATTGTAATAGACTGCTGTCCGTGGACTTGGGCCCGGGATATTGGACGGCTCCGAGGGAGAGCTATAGCAGACCGAGGCAAAGTGGGTTGTTTCACGTCCTCCCGATGTTTGATTTTGCAGTATATGGGTTTCAATGAGACGGGCCTGCGCCTGGATGATTTCCTCCAATCTGTCTGTGAATGGCTGTGAGATACGAAGCTTCTGAGAATAGTAAGATGAACCTACCGAGTCGCTGCTCCAGCTCTTTTCCATAGCCGGCTCTCAAGCCcggtttctttctttctttgtaCTCACACAATTGACCATTTCGCGTGCACCAACCACAACTGGGCTGAACTCGATCTGTCGGTGTGATCCGAATTCAGCAGCCCgaatctttttctctccgAAACAATCGCGCAGGTTTCACGTACCGCACTTGACCTTTCTTTGTTTACACAACTCGCATCTTGAAACCTAATCAGCATTGCTGGGGGTTGCTCGGCCATACACGCAGCTTGTGTACGTACGAGACAGTAAGAGGCCGTTTTCGCTTCAAGGCCCGAACTGCACTGGAGACATCTAAATCGTTCTCTGATTCAGCTTGCGATGAGTACTCTCCAGCGCTGTGTCCTTTTCCGGGGTTGGTGTAGTCATGGGTGGAAGGCTGGGCCGATGGAGGTGTAGCCGTATTCGGCATTTTGTTATAGCGAGATGGTCTAAGACTCTTACTGTCGATCGACCAAGACTTGCCGTTGGCCTGGTGATGATCGCAGAATGGCTCAAGCTAGAAGCACCGGTAAGCCTCCCCAACGCTTCACCGACAGGCTCCGCAAGACCGAGTCTACTTCAATATTGAATGGAAAGCGGATTCAGAGAAGAGGTCGACGGGGTTCGGGTTCGTGGAGTCGCTTGACCGAGCATGTAGCCTGAGGCAGAAAACCGGGGGAACCACCCCGCATTTTGTTTCTCCACTCGGCCACCGTTTTGGGTGCAAGTGACATCGCAGGTACAGGCCGCGCTGCCTGTGCATCTGTGGATCGCAGAGTTTCGGGAAATTGGCTTGCATAGGGAGGCTTATAGTCCAGTCAGAGAAGGCCTAAAGCTCCAGAGCAGAATAAGGTTGTGCAAAATGCACTTCCATCCCATCAACCTTTTCGTGCCTTGTTTACGTCGATCATATCTTGTTGTCCATTGCAGAGAACGCTTTCCTAACATCGTGGAGAACTGTACTGCTAGTAAACTACAATCTCTGCGAGATTGAATGGACAATTTGCCGAGAGGTGTTGCAAAATGAGGAGTTGAGACCGTATGCCTTCACCGCAACACCGCCCCAGACTCCTTCCTTCTGTGTCTGGGACagtcctcttctcttcatgATACCTTCCACCACTTGAGTCCATCGGGTCCATGAAACAGCATTTCCGCCACCTCCGATGTTGCACACGGGCCAATCCGAGCCAAACATGATACGCTCTGGTCCAAAGGAATCGAACACAACATCAGTCCAGGGTTGTACCCGCTCGACGAGATCATCAATATCAGGGTCGTTGTTGACTGGTAGTGGCGGCAGCTCCGAAAAAGCGCCCGAAAGCTTCATGTATGTCGTCGGGCTTACCTCGGCCATCTGCCTGATCAGTTTGCTCCATTCCAAAAATTCAGGATGCGATGAGACATCCTGAGGTGCTATACGGAGATTGGGCTTGCACATATGATCTGTAGTACAGTCGAGCATTAGGCCTGGCTGTCGTGTCAAGATTGATGGACCATCAACTCACTGATAATGATCGTCACTGGGCGTTGATCACCCAACTGCTTCATCATTTCCACCGCTTCACGCAACTGGTGCAGTCCACCTTGTCGAGCATCCACTCCAAGATCAAAAGTGAAGCCTTGCTGACCTAGCCAACGCAATCCCTCTACGAACAAAGGCTGAAGCATCACACCCGACGGCTTATCCTGGACCAGGTACCTGACGCCGCGGACCTTATGCCACACAGACTCCGTCTTGGTCCGCTCCTTGGCTTGAGCCATGTAGGAGGCAAGGGCTTTGGGTCCCCCCGGTACTGGCGCCCAAGGTATAATTCCTAGACAAAGATCTTTTTGAGTGGCATCGTGTCCCTCTCCTAGTACGGGTTCCCCCAGCGCAATGCGTGTCAGGAAAGACACTTCATCCAGAGCATGCTGCCATCCAGGGCTATGTGGACCATTGTTTTTGACGGATGACAGACGGTCTgtctcgaggaagatgaatcCCCGTAAGAACTTGCGATCGGTCGTATCACTTCTCGTGGAGATGGCAGAAGATGCGCGTCGATATTCGTCGACACTGTGCTGAGCCCCAAGCGGATTGCCAGGTTCGTACCACGTGAGCGTTGGCAAGTGAGATGCTGGGAATAGATGGATGTGTGAGTCCACAATAGGAGCTGACATTCTGAAGCGTTCGCCTGCAGCTGTATGCTTTGTAAGAAGGCAACTATAagttatcttttttttggcgctTCCATCGTACGAAATCGCAATGTGATAAAGAATTTTCTGCGCGTTACACTCACgtgatgatcttgaggtTGATGGGGATATTTATTTTTGACTTGAATTGTCAAGCTTTCCCAGAACAGAACAGCGACAGAACGGTGCTATCACCAGATTGAAACTTCGGGATTGAAAGTCGCTCTCGGTAGGCTTTACCCCGAGCGCAAGTTTCGTGGCCCCGCGCGAGTGCTCTTTCAATGGAATGAATGTGCAATGAGACCCTTCTGGATCGGCTCAGAAAGACTCGGCTCTTTGAAAATCTGCTTCATTTACTCCAGTGACTGGCGGATCTTCATCACTATTTAAGAGACGCTGCGCTGCACAATGTCCTGTCAGAGCCTTGGCGCATATTGAAGATCGGGAAATTCCCCGCCCTGGCTGTCTTTACCCGACCGTGACCAGCGCATTGACTCTTTCCCTCGTTGCAATTACCCGATAGCCCAGGAAGCAACAAGCCCAAATCACAATCAACCAAGTAGTCGCAGATGAACATCAATCAGACTATCTCCACTTGACGAAAGTACTTAGCTTATGATGAGCTTTTAAAATCCCTGATATGGGTGCCTTGATGTGCATGGAACTTCCCAAAATGACGTGCTGATCACAACTGCGCCATGCTGCTATAGTTCAAGTAGAGTGAGGAAAGTCGGTTTGAGCCAGGCTGTCTTCCGAATAATAAACTTGTGACGGCAGTCGAGACAGTCTTGTACTGCCCGATAAGCTCGAGCAAGATCACAAATCTTGTTCtcaatcatcttcattcATCATTGCGCAATTCATCTACAcccattcctcttcctcttcacaAGGCCAAAAAAGGTACGAGACAGAGTCGGCTATCGACAACGGTGACTTATACTTGTGATTCTGGTCCACCGGCTACTATCGGCGTGAGATGCATGATCTCTGCGACTTCTTTGTCGATCAGAGGACCCGAATATTCCCTTCTTGCACGAGCAAAATACCATATGCCACTCAGTATGAGCACGCCCCCGGTCACGACTATACTGTAATTCATGGTCGTATAATCCACTGGCGTCTCTGGAGGCCATACACTccagaagatgacgaagaccATGTACACGCAAGCATACGCATTATTGATGGTACCCAGAATTCCGGGTACCTTCCATGGGCCCCAGATCAAGGGTGCTTGGGCAAGATCATAGTCCGTGGGCTGGAGACTGTGTTCGGGACTTGGTGAATTGTAGGCTActggaggagattgattGTCCTCTGGGCTTTTGGGTCGCACGGGGTTGGCAGAGTTCTTCTCCGTTGGTACTGGGCCAGTCTCGGTGGAGAAATTTCCCGGCTCGGAGAGCCCTTCCATCATGGTTCCATGAGGCAGAATATTTCCTTTGATCCGATGGTAGAGGAGGAAGGCACTTGGAAGAAGATAAGTGCCGTAGAACCCCGTCACGGTCAGCGAGATCACATCGTTGAAGGCGGTGGTAGATCCAATGTAAATGAGTGTCAGGGCACAGGCAAACCCACAGACTACGGTAACAGATATAATGGGGATCTGTGTACGACCGTTCACTTGCATCAGCCACCCAGAGAGAGGCAGACCCCGATCACGGGCAAAGGACCAGGTCATTCGGGATGCAGTAGCTGTAATTCCAGTTGAGCAGGCCATTGTAAGTACCATGATCAGTGCGGTCATGATCGACGCACCTGCGTGCGAGTGCGTGACATTGTAGAAAACCTGGATGAATGGAAACCCCGTGGGAGAGCTAAGGACGGATTCAACGTCTCCGATGCAGAACAAAATTGTGAGCATCATCGAGAATCCAAGGGCACTATTGATCGACATGCCCGCAATAATAGCCTTAGGGATTACAACGGCAGCATTGGAAACTTCCTCAGCCATATGTACACTGGCATCGGCCCCGACAAAAGTTGCGATATTGCCTATGAAGCCAACACAATATGAGATTCCCTGGGTCGGCCAGTTGCCCTCATTGAGCGCGGTGTGAAACACAAAGTCCGCAGACTTTTTGGGCGACATGGCCAAGAGCACAGCTGTGATGGCAATGAATCCTGCCAAGTGCAGCACGAGCATAAATATTTCAAAACGCGGCAAAACATTTGGCACCACGACGTTGATGAAGAAGGTTCCCGCAACGCTCGCCCACGCCAGTAGCGTATTCTGCCAACGCTTTTGGACAAAGTCCGGGTTATTCAGGGTGATCAGCCCCTCGATCATCGTaccaaggaagatggtcTCGGTTGCGATGGTAGCAATCCACGCCAGCGAAGTCAGCCAGCCTATTAAGTAGCTGCAGACCTTTTTCCATCGCATTGGTGCGAGCATGTAGACCCAGTAATACTGTCCTCCCGCGATCGGCGCCATGGAGGCAAGCTCGGCAATGACAGTATAGGTCGACAGTGTGGACAGACACGCGATAATATAACCAAAAAAAGCTCCTGCTGGGCCACCGTTTTCGAACGATTGCGAAAACAAAGTGAGAACCGTCTCCCAGGTGATCAGCTCGGCCATTGCGAAACCAACGATAGCCAGAAAGTTGAATCGACGTTTGAGCACCTGCTTCTTGCCCAGTCGGGCCAGAGCCAGATCATCACTGGTTGCAAGACCGTGTGCAGACTGCATTGCGCTTTCTCGGGAGTGCTGTGGGCTTTGAGCTTTGACTGCCGCCGATCCAATCAGTCATAGACATCCAGTCGGAAAAATgcgaggagagagaaagagagagctGATGGCACTTCAGGCTATGGTCATCTTCTGAACTCGAAGAAAATTTTTGCCCAAATTTTCAATGAAGAAGTTGTGTTTCGAACAAATTTCGGCGGACAGTGAAGGGCCACAAGGACAGGGGGCGCTTAGAATTCCATgtgttgttgtttttgttttccctccAACCGCCGCCAGCGGCCGACAACCGAGGCGAAAACTGCAGCGATTCGCCTTTTATCGACAATTCGCTAAGCAATTGCCAATGCCGCCATTGACTCCACTTTGGCTTGCTTGGCCACTTGGTCAATGCTCCGAGGTCCAATCAGTCCATGCAGCTGGACAGCCGTGCACCCTTCCAAGCCGCTCTCTAGCCGTTCACAGTGCCAATCTCAGATTTGTGTCTGATTCTGTACGCAGGATCAGTCCAGCGAAGTTGGCAAAAGAGCCGACAATGGGCATGACAGGGGTATGAACTGAGCCGCCCACCAACCTGTAGGTGACAAAAAGACCGGTCGGAATTTATCCTCGGCGGAGTATGTAGCAGCCTCCACGGGGCTCTTGAACAACTGCTACCCAGCAATGAAGCTTGCAAGTCTGGTGAGGGTTGCAGTTTCCAGCAGGAATCATGGATGGACGTCGCTTCGTGCTGGTAGGCAATCAGTGTCTAGATTGTTCCTGTCGGAGTAGTGTCTGCCGCTTTATCAACATTGTAGCCTTTTGGAGCGGGCTACAGAAAAGCAAGTGCGAGGAGGAGACACTAAGGTCTCGTACTGGGGCACGGTCAACTCCAGTCCGATAAGCCGGTCGCTAGCACCAATGGTACCATCGCCCCCGCATCTGCAAGGTGAGATAAAAAAAGCTCTCAAGGC
This genomic window from Penicillium oxalicum strain HP7-1 chromosome III, whole genome shotgun sequence contains:
- a CDS encoding Regulator of ribosome biosynthesis, whose protein sequence is MPDVEMGNSATAASAKSERLPITVSKPTPYTFDLGNLMVNDPNLLELPQGEPLNDSLRAIARDGAQVLLNQLLTTCNITSSAQNGVLLNLPPAATAVPRHKPLPTPKPPTKWELFARKKGIGKYNQNPGAALADKERRKKLVYDEASGEWVPRWGYKGKNKPEDTQWAVEVKEEDWKKEEAAAAKGGSIRGMNRAERKDRIKRNERKERANERRSRKP